A genome region from Mycobacterium florentinum includes the following:
- a CDS encoding enoyl-CoA hydratase/isomerase family protein: MSGDIVGAVDVSRHDDVAVITLRRERKLNALSSHMESELLRALHGPEVKSSRAVVVTGGDAVFSAGADTTELQLMTTRDIVDYYRGSGRVYEEFAMLPQPTVAAITGYCLGGGLELALAADVRIADAAAVFGFPEVCIGILPSSGGLTRIVRAVGAGRASDLVLRGRRLTTRQAEQWGIVTEISPPGRHVQRAIGIARTLAAHSPLALQITKRVLNVSFDAPREAALLLEQLSYAVLNDAGEFVDSP; the protein is encoded by the coding sequence ATGTCGGGGGACATCGTTGGGGCGGTTGATGTTTCGCGGCACGACGACGTCGCGGTGATCACGCTGCGGCGGGAGCGCAAGCTCAATGCGCTCTCGTCGCACATGGAATCCGAATTGCTGCGTGCGCTGCACGGTCCCGAAGTCAAATCCAGCCGGGCCGTCGTCGTCACCGGCGGCGACGCCGTATTCTCGGCGGGCGCGGACACCACCGAACTGCAGCTGATGACGACGCGCGACATCGTCGACTACTACCGCGGCTCGGGCCGAGTGTACGAGGAATTCGCGATGCTGCCGCAGCCGACGGTGGCCGCGATCACCGGCTACTGCCTGGGCGGCGGACTCGAATTGGCGCTGGCGGCCGACGTGCGAATCGCCGATGCCGCAGCGGTTTTCGGCTTTCCGGAGGTATGCATCGGAATCCTGCCCTCCTCGGGAGGACTCACCCGCATCGTTCGGGCCGTGGGAGCGGGGCGCGCAAGCGACCTGGTGCTGCGCGGCAGACGGCTCACCACCCGGCAGGCGGAGCAGTGGGGCATCGTCACCGAAATCAGCCCGCCCGGCCGGCATGTGCAGCGCGCGATCGGCATTGCGCGGACGCTCGCCGCGCACTCGCCGCTCGCCCTGCAGATCACCAAACGGGTGCTGAACGTGAGCTTCGATGCGCCAAGGGAAGCTGCGTTATTGCTCGAGCAGCTTTCCTATGCGGTCCTTAACGACGCGGGCGAATTCGTAGACAGTCCATAA
- a CDS encoding fatty acid--CoA ligase, translating into MDSTMQDLPLTVAAILHHGTTVHARRKVTTATADGYREASYGGVGARSARLANALRGLGISGDQRVATFMWNNQEHLEAYLAVPSMGAVPHTLNIRLPPDQLIHIATQARDEVILLDLSLAPTFAPVVAGLRDVHSIVAVGDGDLDVLVGTGKTVLRYESLLADQPATFAWPDLAENTAAAMCYTSGTTGDPKGVVYSHRSTYLHSMAACSANGLAVADGDRLLPIVPMFHANAWGLPYAALMAGADLLLPDRFLQAPRLIEMIEAQRPTIAGAVPTIWNDVAQRLDDDPGRDISSLRLVACGGSAVPPAMMMDFEQKYGVAIRQAWGMTETSPLAAIAWPRRTFRTRSTGRCARRRAVRCGVRARIVGDDREVLPNDGTSVGELEVRGPWITGSYYQHADDSNFHDGWLRTGDVGTIDDRGYITLTDRAKDVIKSGGEWISSVELEHRIMEHPAVHEAAVVAVPDPRWQERPLAAVVVNDPAVGAVELRRYLADRVARWWLPERWTFADEIPRTTVGKFDKKLIRARYAEGALSIVECRDPVVSS; encoded by the coding sequence GTGGACAGCACCATGCAAGACCTGCCGTTGACCGTGGCGGCCATCCTGCATCACGGCACGACCGTGCACGCCCGGCGCAAGGTGACCACCGCGACCGCCGACGGCTACCGCGAGGCCAGCTACGGCGGGGTCGGCGCGCGCAGCGCGCGGCTGGCCAACGCGTTGCGCGGCCTCGGCATCAGTGGCGACCAACGCGTGGCCACCTTCATGTGGAACAACCAGGAGCACCTCGAGGCCTACCTCGCCGTGCCGTCGATGGGCGCGGTGCCGCACACCTTGAACATCCGGCTGCCCCCGGATCAACTGATCCACATCGCCACCCAGGCCCGGGACGAGGTGATACTCCTGGATCTGTCCCTGGCGCCGACTTTCGCGCCGGTCGTCGCCGGCCTGCGCGACGTCCACTCGATCGTCGCGGTCGGGGACGGTGACCTCGATGTCCTGGTCGGCACCGGCAAGACGGTGCTGCGCTACGAGAGCCTGCTTGCCGATCAACCGGCCACCTTCGCCTGGCCGGACCTGGCCGAAAACACCGCCGCCGCAATGTGTTACACCAGCGGCACCACCGGCGATCCGAAAGGTGTCGTCTACAGCCACCGGTCCACCTACCTGCATTCCATGGCCGCGTGCAGCGCCAATGGTCTGGCCGTCGCGGACGGTGACCGGCTGTTGCCCATCGTGCCGATGTTTCACGCCAACGCCTGGGGGCTGCCGTATGCCGCGCTGATGGCCGGAGCCGACCTGCTGCTGCCGGACCGCTTTCTGCAGGCGCCGCGGCTCATCGAGATGATCGAGGCGCAACGCCCAACCATCGCCGGGGCGGTCCCGACGATTTGGAACGACGTCGCGCAACGATTGGACGACGACCCCGGCCGCGACATCTCCAGCCTGCGACTGGTCGCGTGCGGCGGGTCGGCGGTGCCGCCGGCGATGATGATGGACTTCGAGCAGAAATACGGCGTGGCGATCCGCCAAGCCTGGGGCATGACCGAAACCTCGCCGCTGGCGGCCATCGCCTGGCCCCGCCGGACGTTTCGTACGAGGAGCACTGGGCGTTGCGCGCGACGCAGGGCCGTCCGGTGCGGCGTGCGGGCCCGCATCGTCGGCGACGATCGGGAAGTGCTGCCCAACGACGGAACATCGGTGGGCGAGTTGGAGGTCCGCGGGCCGTGGATCACCGGGTCCTACTACCAACATGCCGACGATTCGAATTTCCATGACGGCTGGCTGCGCACCGGCGATGTGGGAACCATCGATGACCGCGGCTACATCACCCTGACCGACCGGGCCAAGGACGTGATCAAATCGGGTGGCGAATGGATCTCCTCGGTCGAACTCGAACATCGCATCATGGAGCACCCGGCGGTCCACGAGGCCGCGGTGGTGGCGGTGCCCGACCCGCGTTGGCAGGAGCGGCCATTGGCGGCCGTGGTGGTCAACGACCCCGCGGTGGGGGCCGTGGAGTTGCGTCGGTACCTCGCCGACCGCGTGGCGCGTTGGTGGTTGCCGGAGCGGTGGACATTCGCCGACGAGATCCCCCGGACCACCGTCGGGAAATTCGACAAGAAACTGATTCGGGCCCGCTACGCCGAGGGCGCCTTGTCCATCGTGGAATGTCGCGACCCAGTGGTCAGTAGCTGA
- a CDS encoding antitermination protein NusB produces the protein MTRLELRAYLAVFLAATVVLGAVICAAYGLTIVAAALSIYALGVGAWLYHSIERLIVARRISTVRSAARPLQPLLPVMAALMGLTQAVVRSLTDVTELPARGRELPMLRWMDGSRGGRRVVDGDDTER, from the coding sequence ATGACCCGACTGGAGCTCCGCGCCTACCTCGCTGTCTTCCTGGCCGCGACGGTGGTGCTGGGCGCCGTGATCTGCGCCGCGTACGGACTCACCATCGTCGCCGCGGCGCTGTCGATCTATGCGCTGGGTGTGGGCGCCTGGCTGTATCACTCGATCGAGCGGCTGATCGTCGCTCGCCGCATCAGCACGGTGCGGTCGGCGGCCAGGCCTCTGCAGCCGCTGCTACCGGTGATGGCCGCTCTGATGGGCCTGACGCAGGCCGTGGTGCGCTCGCTCACCGACGTCACCGAGCTGCCGGCGCGCGGGCGGGAGCTGCCGATGCTGCGGTGGATGGACGGCAGCCGCGGCGGGCGCCGCGTGGTCGACGGCGACGACACCGAGCGCTGA
- a CDS encoding aminotransferase class I/II-fold pyridoxal phosphate-dependent enzyme → MNPYSAHPRRLRVSALAAVANPSYTRIDTWNLLDDACRHLAEVDLAGLDKTHDLAKVKRLMDRLAAYERYWLFPGAHNLAAYRAHLESLSTVRLAEEVSLAVRLLSEYGDRTALFDTSAPLADQELVAQAKQQQFYTVLLADDSPNTGPDCLAEALRALRCPSDDVQFELLVVPSVEDAITAVALNGEIQAAIIRHDVALRSRDRVPLMNTLLGVADDAVGRDCGSDCIECGDWIRELRPHIDLYLLTDESIAAGNDEENDVYDRTFYRLNDVTDLHSTVLAGLRSRFATPFFDALRAYADSPVGQFHALPVARGASIFNSRSLQDMGEFYGRNIFMAETSTTSGGLDSLLDPHGNIKKAMDKAAKTWHSNQTYFVTNGTSTANKIVVQSLTRPGDIVLIDRNCHKSHHYGLVLAGAYPLYLDAYPLPQFAIYGAVPLDTIKKALLDLEERGQLDKVRMLLVTNCIFDGVVYNPLRVMEEVLAIKPDICFLWDEAWYAFATAVPWARQRTAMVAADRLEQMLASPEYAAEYRDWAASMEGIPRSEWVNHRLLPDPSKARVRVYATHSTHKSLSAFRQASMIHVRDRDFNSRARDAFGEAFLTHTSTSPNQQLLASLDLARRQVDIEGFQLVRQVYDMALVFRHRVRKDRLISKWFRILDEADLVPEEFRASAVSSYREVRQGALAEWNEAWRSDQFVLDPTRVTLFLGNTGMNGYDFREKILMERFGIQINKTSINSVLLIFTIGVTWSSVHHLLDVLRRVATDLDRERELASVADWTLHNRRVEEITEDLPHLPDFSEFDIAFRPVDNCVFGDMRAAFYAGYEESDREYVQIGQAGRRIAEGRKLVSTTFVVPYPPGFPVLVPGQVVSKEILYFLAQLDVKEIHGYNPDLGLSVFTSEALARLEAQRSAASAAVGSVFPGFELPADTSVLNGARNGDRVRQSVGEDA, encoded by the coding sequence ATGAATCCCTACAGTGCCCACCCGCGACGGCTGCGCGTCTCCGCGCTGGCGGCGGTGGCCAACCCGTCGTACACCCGCATCGACACTTGGAACCTGCTCGACGACGCATGCCGTCACCTCGCGGAGGTCGACCTGGCCGGGCTGGACAAAACGCATGACTTGGCGAAGGTCAAGCGCCTGATGGACCGCCTGGCTGCTTACGAGCGGTACTGGCTGTTTCCCGGCGCGCACAACCTGGCGGCCTACCGCGCCCACCTGGAGAGCCTGTCCACGGTGCGGCTCGCCGAGGAGGTGTCGCTGGCGGTGCGCCTGCTCAGCGAATACGGCGACCGCACAGCACTTTTCGACACGTCTGCGCCGTTAGCCGACCAGGAGTTGGTGGCCCAGGCCAAGCAGCAGCAGTTCTATACGGTGTTGCTCGCCGACGACTCGCCGAATACCGGGCCCGACTGCCTGGCCGAAGCCCTGCGGGCGCTGCGCTGCCCGTCCGACGACGTGCAGTTCGAGCTGTTGGTGGTGCCCAGCGTCGAGGACGCCATCACCGCCGTCGCCCTCAACGGCGAGATTCAGGCCGCGATCATCCGCCACGACGTGGCATTGCGCTCGCGGGACCGGGTGCCGTTGATGAACACGTTGCTGGGTGTCGCCGACGACGCGGTCGGACGCGACTGCGGCAGCGACTGCATCGAATGCGGTGACTGGATCCGTGAATTGCGGCCGCACATCGACCTTTATCTGCTCACCGACGAGTCGATCGCGGCGGGCAACGACGAGGAAAACGACGTTTACGACCGGACGTTCTACCGGCTCAACGACGTCACCGATCTACACAGCACGGTGCTGGCCGGTCTGCGAAGCCGTTTCGCCACGCCGTTTTTCGACGCCCTGCGGGCCTACGCGGACTCGCCCGTCGGCCAGTTCCACGCCCTGCCCGTCGCGCGCGGCGCCAGCATCTTCAATTCCCGGTCGCTGCAGGACATGGGGGAGTTCTACGGCCGCAACATCTTCATGGCCGAGACCTCGACCACCTCGGGCGGTCTGGACTCGCTGCTGGACCCGCACGGCAACATCAAGAAGGCGATGGACAAGGCCGCCAAGACGTGGCATTCCAACCAGACGTACTTCGTCACCAACGGCACGTCGACGGCCAACAAGATCGTCGTGCAGTCGCTGACCCGGCCCGGCGACATCGTGCTGATCGACCGCAACTGCCACAAGTCGCACCACTACGGCCTGGTGCTGGCCGGCGCTTACCCGCTGTATCTGGACGCGTATCCGCTGCCGCAGTTCGCGATCTACGGGGCGGTGCCGCTGGACACGATCAAGAAGGCGCTGCTGGACCTGGAGGAGCGGGGTCAGCTGGACAAGGTGCGCATGCTGCTGGTGACCAACTGCATCTTCGACGGTGTGGTCTACAACCCGCTGCGGGTGATGGAGGAGGTGCTGGCGATCAAGCCGGACATCTGCTTCCTGTGGGACGAGGCGTGGTACGCGTTTGCGACCGCGGTTCCGTGGGCCCGCCAACGCACCGCCATGGTCGCGGCGGACCGGCTCGAGCAGATGCTGGCATCGCCGGAATACGCTGCGGAATACCGTGATTGGGCCGCGTCGATGGAGGGGATCCCGCGATCGGAGTGGGTCAACCACCGGCTGCTGCCCGACCCGAGCAAGGCGCGGGTGCGGGTGTACGCGACGCACTCCACGCACAAGTCGCTGTCGGCGTTCCGGCAGGCGTCGATGATTCACGTGCGCGACCGGGACTTCAACTCGCGCGCCCGCGACGCGTTCGGTGAGGCGTTCTTGACGCACACCTCGACGTCGCCCAACCAGCAACTGCTGGCCTCGCTGGACCTGGCCCGCCGCCAGGTCGACATCGAAGGATTCCAGTTGGTCCGCCAGGTCTACGACATGGCGCTGGTCTTCCGGCACCGCGTCCGCAAGGACCGGCTGATCAGCAAGTGGTTCCGCATTCTCGACGAGGCCGACCTGGTGCCCGAGGAGTTCCGGGCGTCGGCGGTGAGCTCCTACCGCGAGGTTCGGCAAGGCGCGCTGGCCGAGTGGAACGAAGCCTGGCGGTCCGACCAGTTCGTGCTGGATCCGACGCGTGTCACCCTGTTCCTCGGCAACACCGGAATGAACGGGTACGACTTCCGCGAGAAGATCCTGATGGAGCGCTTCGGCATTCAGATCAACAAGACGTCGATCAACAGCGTGCTGCTGATCTTCACGATCGGTGTCACCTGGTCGAGCGTGCACCACCTGCTCGACGTGCTGCGCCGGGTGGCCACCGACCTGGATCGGGAGCGGGAATTGGCCAGTGTGGCCGACTGGACGCTGCACAACCGCCGCGTCGAGGAGATCACCGAGGATCTGCCGCACCTGCCCGACTTCAGCGAATTCGACATCGCGTTCCGTCCCGTGGACAACTGCGTTTTCGGCGACATGCGGGCGGCGTTCTACGCGGGCTACGAGGAGTCCGACCGCGAGTACGTGCAGATCGGTCAGGCCGGGCGGCGGATCGCCGAGGGCAGGAAGCTGGTGTCCACCACGTTCGTGGTGCCCTACCCGCCGGGTTTCCCCGTGCTGGTCCCGGGTCAGGTGGTTTCGAAGGAGATCCTGTATTTCCTGGCCCAACTCGACGTGAAGGAAATCCACGGATACAACCCGGATCTCGGGTTGTCGGTGTTCACTTCCGAGGCGCTGGCCCGCTTGGAAGCCCAACGCAGCGCGGCCAGCGCCGCGGTCGGATCGGTGTTCCCGGGCTTCGAGTTACCGGCGGACACATCGGTTTTGAACGGGGCGCGCAACGGGGACCGCGTTCGGCAATCGGTCGGCGAAGACGCCTGA
- a CDS encoding acyl-CoA dehydrogenase family protein has translation MEFAYTPRLAELKDRARALTEKIMPFEDECERHNGLSTESHASIKAAVLGSGLQAINTATEFGGAGLSVLEQVVVQDELGKLTNALWDTVWRPANPLAHASAEQRERYLIPSARGERRDAVAISESAAGSDFSAAQTTALPDGDGGYVINGEKWFVTVGDVADYLIVLAYVEPEHAPTMFLVDVATPGVAITNVPRYTHTFVYEHPEFSFTDVRVGADAVLGGIGAGLELTRDWFTEERLMIGARTIGAAERALTHAVDWARERVQGGQPLINRQLIQGMIADSVVDITTNRALTHQVAWEFDQADLSDPDQRKTLHAKAATVKLAASEASNRVADRAVQIFGGRGYIRDYPVERLWRELRVDRIWEGTSEIQRLVIANETNKRGLEKLLSFRTLTDQR, from the coding sequence ATGGAATTCGCATACACCCCACGGCTAGCCGAGCTCAAAGACCGCGCCCGCGCCCTTACCGAGAAGATCATGCCCTTCGAGGACGAGTGCGAACGCCACAACGGACTGTCGACCGAGTCGCACGCGTCGATCAAGGCCGCCGTGCTGGGCTCGGGCCTGCAGGCGATCAACACGGCAACCGAGTTCGGCGGGGCCGGACTCAGTGTGCTGGAACAGGTGGTCGTGCAAGACGAACTCGGCAAGCTGACGAACGCACTGTGGGACACGGTGTGGCGGCCGGCCAACCCGCTCGCGCACGCCTCCGCGGAGCAACGCGAGCGGTATCTGATCCCCAGCGCGCGCGGTGAGCGGCGTGACGCGGTTGCCATTTCGGAATCCGCGGCCGGATCCGACTTCTCGGCCGCCCAGACCACCGCGCTGCCGGACGGCGACGGTGGCTACGTGATCAACGGCGAAAAGTGGTTCGTCACCGTCGGAGACGTCGCCGACTATCTCATCGTGCTCGCCTACGTCGAGCCGGAGCACGCTCCGACCATGTTCCTGGTGGACGTCGCCACACCGGGTGTGGCCATCACCAATGTCCCGCGCTACACCCACACTTTCGTCTACGAGCACCCCGAATTCAGCTTCACCGACGTCCGAGTGGGGGCGGATGCGGTACTCGGTGGCATCGGCGCCGGGCTGGAACTGACCCGGGATTGGTTCACCGAGGAGCGATTGATGATCGGCGCGCGGACCATCGGCGCCGCGGAGCGCGCGCTGACGCACGCGGTCGACTGGGCGCGCGAACGCGTGCAGGGCGGCCAGCCGCTGATCAACCGGCAGCTCATCCAGGGCATGATCGCCGACTCGGTCGTCGACATCACCACCAACCGCGCCCTCACCCACCAGGTCGCCTGGGAATTCGACCAGGCCGATCTGAGTGATCCCGACCAACGAAAGACGTTGCACGCCAAGGCCGCGACTGTGAAACTTGCGGCGTCCGAGGCGTCGAACCGGGTGGCGGATCGCGCGGTGCAGATCTTCGGCGGCCGTGGCTATATCCGCGACTATCCGGTCGAGCGGCTGTGGCGAGAGCTGCGGGTCGACCGGATTTGGGAAGGGACCTCGGAGATTCAACGCCTCGTCATCGCGAACGAGACCAACAAGCGCGGGCTGGAAAAGCTGCTGTCATTCCGCACACTGACGGACCAGCGATAA
- a CDS encoding PPE family protein, producing the protein MTVPAVFALRPPEINSALMYAGNGSGSMLAAASAWRSLAAELHHTASAFASTITALVDEHWHGPASASPAAAAAARYTRWMKSTAAWADRTAMQADAAAVAYETAFAATVPPAVVAANRSELAYLVATNLLGQNTPAIMATQAQYIEMWAQDADAMTGYAVASMAAAQLTPAVVPPKVANPGLTDDPPAPPWQPPQWWTDFINNWGPNSNLVNSLATMVSGFALPTTYAGLSGSGDVAAAAGDGAAAAADAAAVDTGAIGAELARATGFGAVAAGTGNAMPIGKLAVPQSWTTAAEITRVVTPIGTPLVAPPHEAAAGMPAMPIANVGGRNVARHAPQYGFRPQIVTRPPSAG; encoded by the coding sequence ATGACCGTCCCGGCAGTTTTCGCATTACGGCCACCTGAAATCAATTCCGCACTGATGTATGCGGGAAACGGTTCCGGCTCGATGCTGGCCGCGGCATCGGCGTGGCGAAGTCTCGCCGCAGAACTGCATCACACCGCGTCGGCGTTTGCCTCGACGATAACCGCGCTGGTCGACGAGCACTGGCACGGCCCGGCGTCGGCATCGCCGGCAGCCGCCGCCGCGGCACGCTATACGAGGTGGATGAAGTCCACCGCGGCCTGGGCCGACCGCACCGCCATGCAAGCCGACGCGGCCGCGGTCGCTTACGAAACCGCTTTCGCCGCAACCGTTCCGCCGGCAGTGGTCGCGGCCAACCGCAGCGAGCTGGCTTACCTGGTGGCGACCAACCTCCTCGGTCAGAACACCCCGGCAATCATGGCCACCCAGGCGCAGTACATCGAGATGTGGGCGCAAGACGCCGATGCGATGACCGGCTACGCGGTCGCGTCGATGGCCGCCGCGCAGCTGACTCCTGCTGTCGTACCGCCCAAGGTCGCCAACCCTGGCTTGACCGACGACCCACCCGCGCCACCATGGCAGCCGCCGCAATGGTGGACGGACTTCATCAACAACTGGGGACCGAACTCGAACTTGGTGAACTCCCTTGCCACCATGGTCTCCGGCTTCGCCCTGCCCACCACGTATGCGGGCTTGAGTGGCAGCGGCGACGTGGCGGCCGCGGCCGGGGATGGTGCCGCGGCAGCGGCGGATGCGGCAGCTGTTGACACCGGGGCGATCGGTGCCGAGCTGGCACGAGCGACCGGTTTCGGAGCCGTCGCGGCCGGCACGGGCAACGCGATGCCGATCGGCAAGCTGGCGGTGCCGCAGAGCTGGACCACCGCCGCCGAAATAACCCGCGTCGTCACGCCGATCGGCACTCCGCTGGTTGCGCCACCGCACGAGGCGGCGGCCGGTATGCCCGCGATGCCGATCGCGAACGTCGGCGGCCGAAACGTCGCGCGCCACGCCCCGCAGTACGGCTTCCGCCCACAGATCGTCACGCGGCCGCCGTCGGCGGGCTGA